ACACAGGTCGCCAGCCCAACCACGGAATGGCTGCTGTCAGTGGCAATGGTCTCGGCTACGGATGGCTGGGCAGTTGGTGAAGGCGGCAATATCGTACACTGGAACGGCAACGCCTGGACGCAGGAGGCCAGCCCCACATCGTCGGGCTTGGGTTCGGTGAGCATGGTATCGGCCACGGATGGCTGGGCCGTGGGCAACTACGGCATCATTTTGCATTGGAACGGCAGCGACTGGTTACAGGTCACCAGCCCAACCACTGGCTCACTCAATTCTGTGTTCATGGTGTCGCCAACGGACGGCTGGGCCGTGGGCAACTACGGCATCATCATACATTGGGATGGCACTGCGTGGATGCAAGCCGCCAGTTCGACCACGCAATGGCTGAGATCGGTGGTCATGGTCTCAGCCGCGGAGGGCTGGGCAGTGGGCAATGGTGGGGCCATTCTTTACTGGGATGGCACTACTTGGACCCAAGCCGCCAGCCCTACCACCCATCCCCTGTCTGCGGTGGACATGGTGTCGGCCATAGACGGCTGGGCGGTGAGCGATTCGGGTGTTATCGTGCGCTACACGGCGCCAGCGCCTCCCACTGGTATTCACTTCACCGCGTTCAATCAGGCGCCGCCAGGCCTGGCCAAGCAAGGGTGGGGACTCTTCGGACTGGGAGCGATGCTACTCCTGCTGGGTCGTTTGGTTCGACATTTGGCATTGCAGACGCCAGCCGACGTTGATATTCGGAATACAAACGAGAAGGACCCGATCAATGACCGAATCCTTCTCGTTTACTGAGCACGGGAGGAGGTAATCTCGACGATTGCCTCCTCGTGCATTTTTCAACCCGCGCATCACGCGCGCGAGTCACTAGATCTTTTGGACGTTGCTAGCCGACGGGCCTTTGGGTCCCTGTTCGATTGCAAACTCGACGTGATCGCCTTCGGCCAGGCTGCGGAAGCCCTGACCCATGATTGCGGACTGGTGGACAAATACGTCTTTTGCGCCGGACTCAGGCGTAATGAAGCCGAAGCCCTTCTGATCGTTGAACCACTTGACGACGCCCTTTTCGCGAACTGCCATGTTGAAAACTCCTTTTCCAAATTATGATCCTGCGCTACAACCGTAGCCATGGTGCAAAACGTGGTCGTTCCCAACGGTAAAATAAAAGAGCCGTAAGACTTAAAGTCTTTACGGCTCATTTGCTTGGCACATCAAAGGACTTACTACATCTTGCAGAGTGTATCATACTTTAATTCGCTAACGGTGTCAAATTGACGATACGCGAAAAACAAGGATGAGGCGCGCAAGATCAGTTGGAGTAAGACCAAAACTCCACAGGGCCATGACTACATTCTCTGTCTTCTCGTCGCCTAATCTACCAGTTCCTCAACCTGCCAGATCGCCCCCATCGTCCAGACATCCAGCGATGTCACCTTCGCCGAACCACCGCGGCTGAAAAGGCGGACGCCCAGGCTGTCCGGTCGTGTGGGATAGATGCGGGTGACCAGGTTGGTCCGGCCACCGTTGGCGAAGACCTCCACCACCGAGCGGTCGAGGAAGATGTGTAGGGTCACCGACTCACCTGCGGCCAATGTGATCGGCGCGACGCACGGGGCGCGATCGACCTCGGTGTCTAGGCTGGCGTGATCACGCTCGATCACGATCCGCTGGGCCGCCTGTTGGATCATGATCGTCGTATATTCCTCGTCCTCCGGTGTACAGCGCACCTTGAAACCAACTTCTGCGCCAGCGCCCGGCTCCACCTGCGCGATGATCTCCAGGCAGTCACCGCGCACATTTTCTAGCCACGCGTTGGATTCGGCTGCGCGCGCGACGCCATCGCAATGCCAGTGTTGGCCGCGCAGGGCCTGCACCTCGGGCGTGGGTTCGAGGGCCAGGCTGCCGTCAGACGTCAACGAGACTCGCAGCGGCAGGGATAGCGCACCAGCCCAGCCTGCTTGCCGGCGCGCGGCCTCATTGCGGCCTTCGTTGAGCCAGCCCCACAGCAGGTAGCTACCATCGTTTCGCCGCAACGCTTGCGGCGCGTAGAAATCGCCGCCGGTGCCCGGATGCACCAGGATCTCCTGTCGTTCAACCTCGAAGCCGGAAAGCCCCAGGATACCCGTGACGTAGAAAGGGTACATTAGGCGCCAGGCGGGATCCTGGACCGAGATGATGAGGGCCTGCTTCGCCCCGAAGTCGAGCAGGTTGGGGCATTCCCACATCGCGCCCGTCGAGAAGGGGGCGGTTTGGTTGAGATTACCGCGGTGGATTGGCCCCAGGTACTCCCAGTCCCGCAGGTCATCCGAGCGGTAGCGTAGCACCAGGCCCCCCACGCCTGCGATCCGCGTACCGATGACCATGTGCCACTGGCCGTCGGCGCGCCATACGAAGGGGTCGCGGAAATCGCCGCCTGCGGTCGCAGCCAGCTCGGCTGGCAGCCCGGGGATCACGGGGTTGTCTGCCCATTTGTCCCAGGTCAGCAGGCCGTCCGTGCTGGTGGCGATGCTCACCGCCTGGGGGGCAACGCCTGTGTAGACGAGCGTGGGCAGCCCATTGTCGTCCACCGTACAGCCGGACCAGCACCCGCGCGCATCAGGGCCGCCTGGCGTGGGCGCGAGCGCAATAGGCAGATCGCGCCAGTGGACAAGATCGTCACTGACCGCATGACCCCAGTGGATACTGCCGTGGACCGGGGCATGGGGGTTGTGCTGATAGAACAGATGATACTGCCCCTGCCACTGGATAAGACCGTTGGGGTCGTTCAGCCAGTTGGCGGGCGCAGTGAAGTGATACTGCGGGCGGTGCGGGTCACATGCGTGCCGTCGCCGCGCGATAAGCGTCGGGTTGCTGCCGAAATTCATGAAAGAGATCCTATTCGCCTATATTTGGCTTGCTCCTGCCCGTTGAGTAGCCTGTTCTGATGGTTTGAACCTACGCCTACATCATCCCCTTCAGTTGAAGTTGGTCGGCATGATGGCAAGAGACAAAATGCTCCGGCGTGATTTCGCGCCATTGTGGCGTTTCGTTTTTACATTGTGAGGTCGCATAAGGACAGCGCGGGTGGAAGTAACAGCCGCTCGGCGGATGAGCAGGGTTGGCGACTTCGCCTTCCAGGATCATCCGCGCTGACTTGCGGGTCGGGTCCGGCAGCGGCACTGCCGACAGCAGCGCCTCGGTGTATGGGTGGCGCGGATGGTTGAACATTTCGTCCGACTTGGCCAGCTCGACGATCTTGCCCACATACATGACCGCCACCCGGTCGGAGATGTGCTCCACCACCGCCAAGTCATGGGCGATAAAGATATAGGAAAGATTCAGCTCTTGCTGCAGTTCTTTCAACAGGTTGAGGATCTGCGCCTGGACCGACACATCCAGCGCGGACACCGATTCATCGCAGACGATCAACTTGGGGTGACACACCAGCGACCGCGCGATGCCAATCCGCTGGCGTTGTCCGCCACTGAAGGCGTGCGGATAGCGGCGCAGGTGCCGTTCTTCCAGCCCGACCCGTTTGAGCGTGTCGATGACTTTCTCACGCACCTCTGCGCCCCTGGCAAGCTTGTTATAGACGAGCGGCTCCTTAACAATATCGAAAACCGTCATGCGCGGGTCGAGTGAGGAATAGGGGTCCTGGAAGATCATGTGGAAATGACGCCGGGTGGCCCGCAGCTCTTCGCCTTTCAGCGCGGTCAAATCGATCCACCGGCCGTCTATCTGCAGTTGGACCCGCCCGCGGGTCGGCTCAAGGGCCCGCACAATGCAGCGACCCAGCGTAGTCTTGCCGGAGCCGGATTCACCCACAATCGACAGCGTCTCACCCACGTTGACATACAGGTCCACATTATCCACGGCGCGGACATGGCCGGACACGCGCTTCATCAGGCCCTGTGTGATGGGGAAGTACTTAGCCAGATCATGCACGGCAAGGATCCGCGGGTCGGTCGTTGGGTTAGATATTTGTCCACTCATCTTCTGGCTCCGTTTCTTGGCTGTACAGGAAGCACCGCACGAAGTGCCCCGGTTCTTTTTCGAATAGCGCCGGCATAGACTTATCGCACAGGCCGGACATGGCGCTCGGGCAGCGGGTGGCGAATCCACATTGCCTGGGGCGGTCAATCGGGGTTGGCACCGTCCCGCTGATCACTTCGAGCTTATCCACTTTCTGGCCGGGTTTGGGGATGGAGCGCAGCAGCATCTGGGTGTAGGGGTGCAGCGGGTTGGCAAACAGCTGTTGCGTGGTGGTGCTTTCCACTACCTGGCCCAGGTACATCACGTAGACCCGCTCGACCGTTTCAGCGATTACCGCCATATTGTGGGTGATATAGATGATTGACATGCCCACTTCGTGTTGCAGCTCTCGCATCAGGTCAAGGATCTGCGCCTGGATGGTCACGTCCAGCGCTGTAGTCGGCTCATCCGCCAGGATGATCTTCGGGCTGCAGCTCAGGGCCATGGCGATCATCGCGCGTTGGCGCATGCCACCGGAAAGCTGATGCGGATATTCGTCATAGCGCTGGGCCGGGTTGGAGATGCCTACCCGGTTGAGCAACCCGATCACGTGCTCGCGATTCTTCTTCCGGTCGAGCTGCGTGTGCAACGCGACCATTTCGCTGATCTGGTGGCCGATGGTATAGACGGGCGAAAAGGCAGTCATCGGTTCCTGGAAAATCATGGCGATTTCGTTGCCCCGGATGGCGCGCAGCTCCGGCGCGTTGGGCGCCAGGGCGAAAACATCGATGGTGCTCCCATTCTTGCGGTGCAGCAGCGCCGTTCCCTTGACAATCTCACCCGGCGGCTGCACCAGGCGCATGATTGATTGGGACATCACGCTTTTTCCGCAACCGGACTCACCGATAATGCCGATCGTCTCCTGGTCCCCGACCATAAGGTCTACGCCATCTACCGCCTTCACAATGCCTTCATCGAGGAAGAAGAAGGTTTTCAGGTTTCGGATTTCTAGTTGATTCATTGGTGCGTATCCTTCGTTCTCGCGATTGTGCGACCCTTCACTCTGCGGGCACACCCCAGATGGAATCCAGCTCCCATGCCCTGAGACTCTGTAAATTAGTCTCGCCGCCTTCCGAGAACAATTCAGTGCCGAGACTGTTGGGGCTGGGAAACATCAGTGCAGACATGGTTACCACACCGTCATTGGCGAACACCTCAATGGATGACTGGTCGACGAAGATGTGCAGCCGGACCTTCCCATTTTGGGGAGCCAGTGGTGCGGTCATATACTTGGCAAAGCGGCCGCTGAACCTGGCGTTCTCCGAGTTTGTGCGGTCGAGAAACAGCGTCGCTGTGTTCGCGTCGTATCCGACGCTCACCCCATGATCACCGTTCACCACGGTCTTGATGCCGAACTTCGCTTTCGGATCGGTGATTTCAAAGGTCGCGTCGATCTCGTAGGTGTTCCTGGCTGGTTTGAACTCGGAAAGCGGCGTGATGCCTTGCAGCGTTCGCTGTTTGATCTGGATCGGTTCCTGGCGCAGGCCTTCCAAGGCTGGAATCGGCCGCTGGACGATGCGCAACCCGCCGGCATACGACGCCAGGCTGATTTCGCGGGGCAGGGCCAGCGCGCCTTTACCCCAAGAGGTGGGTACATCGTTGGCGTACTCCCAGTTGCCCAGCCAGCCCATCGTGACCACGCGATCTTCCGCGTTGTCGTAATCGCGATACGTGCGCACGGCGTAGTAATCCGCGCCGTGGTCGAGCCAGTTGGCGTGCTCGCGGCCGCTCACCATCGGCGTATCCGAGAACAAGATGTGATCCACGCTGACATGCCCGAGATCGGAAGCAGTGCGCTGATCGACGATCTGAATCTGCGCCTTCTTGCCCGCCAGTTCGGTCACGTCCCAGCTCACCCACTTCATGATATCGGAGCCGTCGCCGCTGGCGCGACGAATCGCGGCGCCATCCACAACCAGGCTGATACTGCCATCGCTGCCGTGAGCGCCACCGGCGACCAGAAAGTTAATGAAGCGCGTGCTGATGACAAACTCAGGCGACGTGACGGTTGCCAGTCCCCGGTCGCCGGTCTTTGATCCGGGCGTGTACGTGCTCAAGAAACCGGCGCCAAGAAAGCCTGACGTTTTGTAGAGGCCGAGATTTTCGCCGTTGCCGATGGCAATCTCGTCCCCTTCGCTGGTCCAGCCCGCCGGCAGGCCCTTCTCAAAGTCGGCAAACACTGCGCCCGGCAGGCCCTCGCCACGCAGGAGATACCCGTTCAAGGCCGGGTCCAGCGTGAATCTCTTCCCGTTAAAGTCCCCGACAAAGTACTGCTCCCGGTTGGGGCCTATCCCGCACAGCAGAACCCATTTCTTCTGAGTCGGGTCGCCATCCACGCTCAACTGGAAGATGTCAGGCACCTCCCAAACCTGCGACTGCGCGCCGATCGGGCCGAAGTCGCTCAGGTGCTCCCAGTGCTTGAGATCCTGCGAGGCATAGAAGCTGACCTTGCGATCATCCGAGAGCGTGATGATCATGATCCAGCGGTCGGTCTCAGGATGATAGAACACCTGCGGATCGCGGAACGCGGGTCGCTCGGAATCGAGCACCGGGTTCTGGTCGTAATATACGAAGCTCGTATAGTCGTAGCTGATCGATAGGCCCTGCACCTCTTCGCCTGTGCCTTGATAGTGCATGGTGTAGACGGCGATCATCGGCGGCTGATCGGAGTCCACCGCCAGGCCGCTGGTGTTATATTTATCTACAACGACCGAACCGGAATAGTAGACGAAGGAGCCGTTATCGCCGATCATCGGCCAGATGCGTTCGTTCCAGTGCACCAGGTCTTTCGACTCGGCATGGCCCCACCAGAAGATGTGATAGAGGTTGTTGAAGCGGATCATCCCATCCGGATCGCCTAGCCATCCCTTGGCAGGTGAAAAATGAAACTGGGGACGATATACCTGCTGGTAACGCGATGCTTCCGAGATGGGATATTCGTATGCGTCCCGTGCCTCGGACGTCGCCAGATAGTCTACCGGGGTCTTCGGTCCCGGCGTGGGTTGCACGCTTGCCGCGGCTTGGGTCTCCACCGGCCGCGGCGTTGGGGCGGCGCTGGGAACGGCAGGCCGCGATTCCGGGCTATTCTGAGGCGCAAGCGCCGTCTGAGAATCATTCATCGGTCTCTGACATCCTCCAACTAACAAGAGCACCAGCAAAAGGAGCGAGAAACGTTTGTGCATCACAGAGAAAACCATTCGGCCACTCATGACAGGCCCTCCTTCAGCGTGTGTAGGGGTCCGCTGCGTCGCGCAGGCCGTCGCCAATGAAGTTGAACAGGACTACGGCCAAGATGATCGCAGCGCAGGGATATAGCAGCCACGGGTAGAAGGCGATCACGGTCACATCCTGGGCTTGCTGGAGCAGCGAGCCCCAGCTCACGTCGGGCGGGTTGATGCCCAAGCCCAGAAAGCTCAGGGTGGTCTCGCCCAGGATCATGCCCGGGATGGCGATGGTGATGTGAACGATGAGATAGCTCATGAAGCCGGGCAGCAGGTGTCTGAAGATGATCGCCAGGTTGCCGGCCGACGAGATCTTGGCCGCGGTGACATAGTCTTCTTCCCGCAGCGAAATGATCTTCCCGCGCACCACGCGCGCCAACCCCGTCCAGCCGACCAGCGACAGGATGATGGTAATGGCGAGGAAGGTTTGGATGCCGGTCCAATTCTCCGGGATGGCGGCTGAAAGGCCCATCCACAGGGGGATCTGCGGAATGCTCATGAAGAACTCGATCACCCGCTGGATGATGAGATCGATCGTGCCGCCGAAGAACCCGGAGATACCGCCAAGCAGGATGCCCAGGAAAAAGCTGACAAGCACGCCGCCGAAACCGATAAAGAGCGACACCCGCGCGGCATGCACGATTCGCGAAAACAGGTCGCGCCCAAGCTGGTCGCTGCCCATCAACATCAAGGGCTGCTCAGAACCAACTCCGATCAGATGCACGTCAGAGGAAATTACCCCCCACAGCTTGTACGGCTCACCTTTGGCAAAGAGACGCACGGGGTAACGCGTGCTGGTGTCGTCTACGAACGTATAGGTATACGTCGCCTCATCCAGTTGGCTGGTCCGGCCGTACACGAACGGCAGGTGGAAAGCCCCTTCCGCGTCGCGGATGTGAATCTTGGTCGGACTGGCGTAGACCAGGTCGCCGAAGCGCGTGACCGGGCTGTAGGGCGCCACAAAGTTCGCCAAGATGGCCATCAGATAGATGCTAGCCAGCACCCAGAAACTAATCAGGGCCAGGCGGTGCTTTTTGAACTTGGCCAGCATCAGCCCATACTGCGACGCCTCCAGCAACTGCTCAGCGACCTTCTGGCGCCGTGTGCGGGTCCCCCGGTAACGCCGCAGCAGCTCGCCGGACCGGCGATTTACATAGTGTTCTGATGCTCCTGATGCGCTGTTCGTGATTGTTGTTTGCATATTTGCACCCTTTCGCCGGGCTGCTTATTCGAAGCGGATGCGTGGATCGGCCCACGCCAGAAGAATATCGGATATCAACGTGCCGACAATGGTCAGTGAGCACAGGATCAACACGAACGCGCCGGCCAGGTACATATCCTGCCCTAAAGTGGCATCCAGGATCATGGGGCCAACCGTCGGTATGTTCAACACTTTGGATACGACCAACTCGCCGCCGACGACGCCAGGCAGCATCCAGCCGATAGTGCTGATGATCGGATTGATGGCGATGCGAATGGGATACGATAAAATCACCCGCCATTCAGGCAGGCCCTTAGCCCGCGCGGTCGTGACATATTGCTTCTTCAATTCATCCAGCAGCGTAGCGCGCAGGATGCGGATGAGCCCCGCCGCGCCGGTCACGGCCAAAACAACCAGCGGCAGCCAGATGTTCTTCAGCATATCTACGAACTTGGCCATGGACCAGGCCGCGTTGCGGAACTCATCTGAGAACAGCCCGGTCACCAGATATCCTGTCCGGGAGAAGACGACATACATGAGCACCAGCGCCAGCAGGAACGCCGGGATCGAAAGTCCTAAGAAGCTCAGAAAGGTGAAGAAATAGTCCCACACGGAGTACTTCTTCAATGCAGAGAGAATGCCGATGGGAATCGCGATGACCCAGGTTAGCGCAATGGACGCCAAAGACAATGCGATGGTGCGCGGCACGCGCTCCCCCAACAGGTCGGCGACCGGTCGCT
This genomic window from Candidatus Amarolinea dominans contains:
- a CDS encoding ATP-binding cassette domain-containing protein gives rise to the protein MSGQISNPTTDPRILAVHDLAKYFPITQGLMKRVSGHVRAVDNVDLYVNVGETLSIVGESGSGKTTLGRCIVRALEPTRGRVQLQIDGRWIDLTALKGEELRATRRHFHMIFQDPYSSLDPRMTVFDIVKEPLVYNKLARGAEVREKVIDTLKRVGLEERHLRRYPHAFSGGQRQRIGIARSLVCHPKLIVCDESVSALDVSVQAQILNLLKELQQELNLSYIFIAHDLAVVEHISDRVAVMYVGKIVELAKSDEMFNHPRHPYTEALLSAVPLPDPTRKSARMILEGEVANPAHPPSGCYFHPRCPYATSQCKNETPQWREITPEHFVSCHHADQLQLKGMM
- a CDS encoding ABC transporter permease; the encoded protein is MQTTITNSASGASEHYVNRRSGELLRRYRGTRTRRQKVAEQLLEASQYGLMLAKFKKHRLALISFWVLASIYLMAILANFVAPYSPVTRFGDLVYASPTKIHIRDAEGAFHLPFVYGRTSQLDEATYTYTFVDDTSTRYPVRLFAKGEPYKLWGVISSDVHLIGVGSEQPLMLMGSDQLGRDLFSRIVHAARVSLFIGFGGVLVSFFLGILLGGISGFFGGTIDLIIQRVIEFFMSIPQIPLWMGLSAAIPENWTGIQTFLAITIILSLVGWTGLARVVRGKIISLREEDYVTAAKISSAGNLAIIFRHLLPGFMSYLIVHITIAIPGMILGETTLSFLGLGINPPDVSWGSLLQQAQDVTVIAFYPWLLYPCAAIILAVVLFNFIGDGLRDAADPYTR
- a CDS encoding ABC transporter ATP-binding protein, with amino-acid sequence MNQLEIRNLKTFFFLDEGIVKAVDGVDLMVGDQETIGIIGESGCGKSVMSQSIMRLVQPPGEIVKGTALLHRKNGSTIDVFALAPNAPELRAIRGNEIAMIFQEPMTAFSPVYTIGHQISEMVALHTQLDRKKNREHVIGLLNRVGISNPAQRYDEYPHQLSGGMRQRAMIAMALSCSPKIILADEPTTALDVTIQAQILDLMRELQHEVGMSIIYITHNMAVIAETVERVYVMYLGQVVESTTTQQLFANPLHPYTQMLLRSIPKPGQKVDKLEVISGTVPTPIDRPRQCGFATRCPSAMSGLCDKSMPALFEKEPGHFVRCFLYSQETEPEDEWTNI
- a CDS encoding glycoside hydrolase family 32 protein — its product is MNFGSNPTLIARRRHACDPHRPQYHFTAPANWLNDPNGLIQWQGQYHLFYQHNPHAPVHGSIHWGHAVSDDLVHWRDLPIALAPTPGGPDARGCWSGCTVDDNGLPTLVYTGVAPQAVSIATSTDGLLTWDKWADNPVIPGLPAELAATAGGDFRDPFVWRADGQWHMVIGTRIAGVGGLVLRYRSDDLRDWEYLGPIHRGNLNQTAPFSTGAMWECPNLLDFGAKQALIISVQDPAWRLMYPFYVTGILGLSGFEVERQEILVHPGTGGDFYAPQALRRNDGSYLLWGWLNEGRNEAARRQAGWAGALSLPLRVSLTSDGSLALEPTPEVQALRGQHWHCDGVARAAESNAWLENVRGDCLEIIAQVEPGAGAEVGFKVRCTPEDEEYTTIMIQQAAQRIVIERDHASLDTEVDRAPCVAPITLAAGESVTLHIFLDRSVVEVFANGGRTNLVTRIYPTRPDSLGVRLFSRGGSAKVTSLDVWTMGAIWQVEELVD
- a CDS encoding ABC transporter permease is translated as MLKFLVRRLGALIPLLILVSIVSFVIIQLPPGDYVDSYIRNLELQGGSLNDAQKLALQRQYGLDKPLIMQYGVWISKIVLHGDFGNSFRYQRPVADLLGERVPRTIALSLASIALTWVIAIPIGILSALKKYSVWDYFFTFLSFLGLSIPAFLLALVLMYVVFSRTGYLVTGLFSDEFRNAAWSMAKFVDMLKNIWLPLVVLAVTGAAGLIRILRATLLDELKKQYVTTARAKGLPEWRVILSYPIRIAINPIISTIGWMLPGVVGGELVVSKVLNIPTVGPMILDATLGQDMYLAGAFVLILCSLTIVGTLISDILLAWADPRIRFE
- a CDS encoding cold shock domain-containing protein encodes the protein MAVREKGVVKWFNDQKGFGFITPESGAKDVFVHQSAIMGQGFRSLAEGDHVEFAIEQGPKGPSASNVQKI
- a CDS encoding GH32 C-terminal domain-containing protein; protein product: MSGRMVFSVMHKRFSLLLLVLLLVGGCQRPMNDSQTALAPQNSPESRPAVPSAAPTPRPVETQAAASVQPTPGPKTPVDYLATSEARDAYEYPISEASRYQQVYRPQFHFSPAKGWLGDPDGMIRFNNLYHIFWWGHAESKDLVHWNERIWPMIGDNGSFVYYSGSVVVDKYNTSGLAVDSDQPPMIAVYTMHYQGTGEEVQGLSISYDYTSFVYYDQNPVLDSERPAFRDPQVFYHPETDRWIMIITLSDDRKVSFYASQDLKHWEHLSDFGPIGAQSQVWEVPDIFQLSVDGDPTQKKWVLLCGIGPNREQYFVGDFNGKRFTLDPALNGYLLRGEGLPGAVFADFEKGLPAGWTSEGDEIAIGNGENLGLYKTSGFLGAGFLSTYTPGSKTGDRGLATVTSPEFVISTRFINFLVAGGAHGSDGSISLVVDGAAIRRASGDGSDIMKWVSWDVTELAGKKAQIQIVDQRTASDLGHVSVDHILFSDTPMVSGREHANWLDHGADYYAVRTYRDYDNAEDRVVTMGWLGNWEYANDVPTSWGKGALALPREISLASYAGGLRIVQRPIPALEGLRQEPIQIKQRTLQGITPLSEFKPARNTYEIDATFEITDPKAKFGIKTVVNGDHGVSVGYDANTATLFLDRTNSENARFSGRFAKYMTAPLAPQNGKVRLHIFVDQSSIEVFANDGVVTMSALMFPSPNSLGTELFSEGGETNLQSLRAWELDSIWGVPAE